The following are from one region of the Anaeropeptidivorans aminofermentans genome:
- a CDS encoding 5-(carboxyamino)imidazole ribonucleotide synthase: MKKDISNTTIGLIGGGQLGKMMIMEAKKMGFKVIVLDPAKDCPAHSICNEHIPLSLNDESAIRILSEKCDIITYEFEHINVDALLKLEEENVKIYPSPKSLKTIQNKYTQKAALLDADIPVPDFIYVENFESLEEAGRKFGYPFILKTCTGGYDGKGNFVVNSSDDLEEAYHYLGGSKAGLLAENFVNFNMEVSVIACRGIDGSLSVFPVAKNTHVNNILEETLAPAPVDKNISDRAMNIAGKALNLLEGVGIFCIEMFITESGEVLVNEIAPRPHNSGHYTIEACATSQFEQHIRAITGLPLGDSSLIRPAAMRNLLGEPGFSGPAVVKGMEDALKVKGAKVHIYGKAQTKPHRKMGHVTVCAETLSEAAELCKKAKNLIRIVSEKEDNYE, encoded by the coding sequence TTGAAAAAAGACATATCAAATACAACAATTGGTTTAATTGGCGGCGGCCAACTGGGCAAAATGATGATAATGGAAGCTAAAAAAATGGGCTTTAAGGTCATTGTTCTTGACCCGGCGAAGGATTGTCCTGCCCATAGCATATGTAACGAGCATATTCCTTTATCTCTTAACGATGAATCTGCTATAAGGATTTTAAGCGAAAAATGCGATATAATAACATATGAGTTCGAGCATATCAATGTAGATGCGCTGCTTAAGCTTGAGGAAGAAAATGTTAAAATATACCCTTCCCCTAAAAGTCTTAAAACCATTCAAAATAAGTATACTCAAAAAGCGGCCCTTTTAGATGCCGATATACCCGTTCCCGATTTTATATATGTCGAAAACTTTGAAAGCCTTGAAGAAGCCGGAAGAAAATTCGGTTATCCTTTTATTTTAAAAACATGTACCGGCGGATATGACGGAAAGGGTAATTTTGTAGTAAATTCTTCTGATGATTTAGAAGAAGCCTATCATTATCTTGGAGGAAGCAAAGCCGGATTATTGGCCGAAAATTTCGTTAATTTCAATATGGAGGTTTCCGTCATTGCATGCAGAGGGATTGACGGCAGCCTTTCTGTTTTTCCTGTGGCAAAAAATACCCATGTAAACAATATATTGGAAGAAACCCTTGCACCGGCTCCCGTAGATAAAAACATTTCCGACAGAGCAATGAATATTGCAGGCAAAGCCCTTAATCTCTTGGAAGGAGTTGGGATATTCTGTATAGAAATGTTCATTACCGAAAGCGGAGAGGTTCTTGTAAACGAAATAGCCCCAAGGCCCCACAACTCCGGTCATTATACCATCGAGGCCTGCGCAACAAGCCAATTTGAACAGCACATCCGTGCAATAACAGGCTTGCCTTTGGGAGATTCAAGCCTTATACGGCCTGCCGCTATGAGAAATCTCTTAGGAGAGCCGGGCTTTTCAGGACCAGCTGTCGTAAAGGGTATGGAAGATGCCCTTAAAGTAAAAGGTGCAAAGGTACATATTTACGGAAAGGCTCAAACAAAGCCCCATAGAAAGATGGGTCATGTGACTGTATGCGCTGAAACCCTTTCAGAGGCTGCCGAGCTTTGCAAGAAAGCTAAGAATCTGATTAGGATTGTATCCGAAAAGGAGGATAATTATGAATAA
- the purE gene encoding 5-(carboxyamino)imidazole ribonucleotide mutase, producing MNKVGIIMGSDSDLPVMKSCAEFFDRMGVDYEIDIVSAHRTPDKMYEYAKSAKHRGIGVIIAGAGGAAHLPGMVASLTSVPVIGVPVKTASLSGVDSLYSIVQMPGGIPVATVAINGGLNAAILAAEILAISDGLLYSKLEEYKKDLKETVEKKSESLKEKGYIKYLES from the coding sequence ATGAATAAAGTGGGCATAATTATGGGAAGCGATTCCGATCTTCCCGTTATGAAAAGCTGTGCCGAATTTTTTGACCGTATGGGTGTAGATTACGAAATAGACATCGTATCTGCCCATAGAACTCCTGATAAGATGTACGAATATGCAAAAAGCGCCAAGCATAGAGGCATCGGAGTAATTATAGCCGGGGCCGGCGGGGCCGCGCACCTGCCAGGTATGGTCGCATCTCTTACTTCTGTTCCCGTAATTGGCGTTCCCGTAAAAACCGCATCTCTAAGCGGTGTAGATTCCTTATATTCTATCGTTCAGATGCCGGGAGGAATCCCCGTGGCAACGGTTGCAATAAACGGAGGGCTTAACGCGGCAATCCTTGCCGCTGAGATACTTGCCATTTCAGACGGCCTCCTTTATTCAAAACTTGAAGAATATAAAAAAGACCTTAAAGAAACGGTAGAAAAAAAATCTGAATCTCTTAAAGAAAAAGGCTATATAAAATATTTGGAATCATAA
- a CDS encoding helix-turn-helix domain-containing protein, with protein MPSYKKIIGANIKRERISRDMSVDELAKMLKLSSAFIGLIERGQRGAKLENLIKIADIFGITVNDLIYNQSVSGKTEVAEPKYKSSADSKRSAISSLLFDFDESELDFLISTIRNLKTLRNEAKDYSEMDLEEDLEK; from the coding sequence ATGCCATCATACAAAAAAATAATTGGTGCAAATATAAAGCGGGAAAGAATCTCCAGAGATATGTCTGTTGATGAGCTTGCAAAAATGCTTAAGCTTTCTTCTGCTTTTATCGGTTTGATTGAACGAGGCCAAAGGGGGGCAAAGCTTGAGAATTTAATAAAAATAGCTGATATTTTCGGCATAACGGTTAATGACCTGATTTATAACCAAAGTGTTTCTGGAAAAACCGAAGTTGCCGAACCTAAATACAAAAGCAGCGCTGACTCCAAGCGCTCGGCCATATCAAGCCTTTTATTTGATTTTGATGAAAGTGAATTGGATTTTCTTATATCAACCATTAGGAATTTAAAAACCCTTCGCAATGAAGCAAAGGATTATTCAGAAATGGATTTGGAAGAAGATCTTGAGAAATAG
- a CDS encoding shikimate kinase, with the protein MKENIVLIGYMACGKTSVAKRLGEILQRKTIEMDDIISERSKMSIKDIFKIYGEDYFRDMESLVLKEALSEKGNIISCGGGAVIRQENVLMMKERGFVVLLSAKPRTVFERASKNNERPLLKGKKIEDIEEMMCLRRPLYIKSADIEIETDYKTIDEIAAAIINEAKKNKIL; encoded by the coding sequence TTGAAAGAAAACATCGTTTTAATAGGATATATGGCTTGCGGCAAAACATCTGTTGCCAAAAGGCTTGGAGAAATACTTCAAAGGAAAACAATTGAGATGGACGATATTATTTCCGAAAGAAGCAAAATGAGCATAAAAGATATATTTAAAATATACGGAGAAGACTATTTCAGGGATATGGAAAGCCTTGTGCTTAAAGAGGCTTTAAGTGAAAAGGGAAATATAATCTCTTGCGGCGGCGGGGCCGTAATAAGGCAGGAGAATGTTTTAATGATGAAAGAAAGAGGTTTTGTTGTTCTTTTGTCTGCAAAGCCCCGAACGGTTTTTGAAAGAGCCTCTAAAAACAATGAAAGGCCTTTATTAAAAGGCAAAAAGATAGAAGATATAGAGGAAATGATGTGTCTTAGAAGACCTTTATACATTAAATCGGCAGATATAGAAATAGAAACGGATTATAAGACTATAGATGAAATTGCAGCTGCCATAATAAATGAAGCGAAGAAGAATAAAATTTTATAA
- the aroE gene encoding shikimate dehydrogenase, with product MKLYALIGEKLGHSLSCEIHNYIFQKLSLNANYCLMPILKENIPNTISSLKTLGYSGINITIPYKESITPYLDEISKEAKAIGSVNTVKFTGNKAIGFNTDYFGFGAMVERAGVTIEGKKILILGSGGAAKALIAYIIDNKAKSVTVAARNPEKAGALKVLFPFLEIIPYDAIDAIKGDLLINATPIGMYPNIDGSPADKNILSNFSACADIVYNPLETKFLKTAKSCGCKTINGLYMLIGQALKAQEIFQETSIDKNIGEEIYDYLKIRF from the coding sequence ATGAAACTCTACGCTTTAATCGGTGAAAAGCTCGGCCATTCCCTTTCTTGTGAAATCCATAATTATATATTTCAAAAACTGTCTTTAAATGCAAACTACTGCCTGATGCCAATACTTAAAGAAAATATCCCCAATACAATTTCTTCTCTTAAAACATTAGGCTACAGCGGCATAAACATAACCATACCTTATAAAGAAAGCATTACTCCTTATCTTGATGAAATATCTAAAGAAGCAAAGGCCATAGGCTCTGTCAATACCGTTAAGTTTACCGGCAATAAAGCCATAGGCTTTAATACGGATTATTTCGGCTTTGGTGCAATGGTTGAAAGAGCCGGAGTGACCATAGAAGGAAAAAAGATATTGATTTTAGGAAGCGGAGGCGCCGCAAAAGCACTGATTGCTTATATTATTGATAATAAAGCTAAGTCTGTTACTGTGGCCGCAAGAAACCCGGAAAAGGCAGGCGCCTTAAAAGTGCTTTTTCCCTTCTTAGAAATAATTCCCTATGATGCTATTGATGCTATAAAAGGGGACTTGCTTATAAACGCCACTCCCATTGGAATGTATCCCAATATAGACGGCTCACCGGCCGATAAAAATATTCTGTCTAATTTTTCCGCATGTGCAGATATTGTCTATAATCCTCTTGAAACAAAATTCCTGAAAACCGCAAAAAGCTGCGGCTGTAAAACCATCAATGGCCTTTATATGCTTATAGGGCAAGCCTTAAAAGCTCAGGAAATATTTCAGGAAACTTCTATTGATAAAAACATAGGAGAAGAAATATACGATTATCTGAAAATCAGATTTTGA
- a CDS encoding C-GCAxxG-C-C family (seleno)protein, whose protein sequence is MTDKIDIQKVKSDAEENFRCGNFYCSESIISSIRKNIDPDMPEAFIAAASGFPIGVGRSKCMCGAISGAIIGLGYFFGRTEGKDPKVNKTLELANEIQMSFQEKHKVSCCKILTKGMDMASGEHKAQCIQFTGEMAEKVAEVIARELNIETV, encoded by the coding sequence ATGACAGATAAAATCGATATTCAAAAAGTAAAATCAGACGCCGAAGAAAATTTCAGATGCGGTAATTTTTATTGCTCAGAATCAATCATTTCTTCCATAAGAAAAAATATTGACCCAGATATGCCGGAGGCTTTTATTGCAGCGGCATCTGGCTTTCCTATTGGCGTGGGGCGTTCAAAATGCATGTGCGGAGCAATATCAGGGGCAATTATCGGCCTTGGATATTTCTTCGGAAGAACAGAAGGCAAGGACCCAAAAGTAAATAAGACTCTTGAACTTGCCAATGAAATTCAAATGAGCTTTCAGGAAAAGCATAAGGTTTCCTGCTGTAAAATTTTAACAAAGGGTATGGATATGGCCTCTGGAGAGCATAAAGCTCAATGTATTCAGTTTACAGGGGAAATGGCTGAAAAGGTTGCTGAGGTAATAGCAAGAGAGCTTAATATAGAAACTGTATAG
- a CDS encoding TDT family transporter, with amino-acid sequence MNRIIKRTFLPMSGMALGFAALGNASAAMFPFLKPICGIISAVLMVLIIIKIFSDLKGFMEELKNPIVVTSFATFDMALMVLCTYTAASLNQLSFILWCLGIIMHFIILAYVTYAFILKFDIKKIFASFFIVYVGFVVASVTAPAFSMQGIGQILFYIGLLLYAVSLPVILYRIFKTDGIPEPARPTNAIVAAPASLLLAGYLNSFPAVNGTLTAILLAVALIMTLMGYYFFIKTNGKNFFPSYAAYTFPFVISALALNRTAAYAVNASWGIAGFLGILGKIELLIAIASCFYVLIRYLSKYASKE; translated from the coding sequence ATGAATAGAATAATCAAACGGACATTTTTACCCATGTCGGGCATGGCTCTGGGCTTTGCAGCATTAGGGAATGCTTCCGCTGCCATGTTCCCTTTTCTTAAACCCATATGCGGCATTATATCTGCCGTACTTATGGTATTGATAATAATAAAGATTTTTTCTGATTTAAAAGGCTTCATGGAGGAGCTAAAAAATCCCATTGTGGTCACAAGCTTCGCAACCTTTGATATGGCTCTTATGGTTTTATGCACCTATACGGCGGCGTCTTTGAATCAGCTTTCTTTTATCCTATGGTGTTTAGGCATCATAATGCATTTTATCATTTTAGCTTATGTTACATATGCATTTATACTTAAATTTGATATTAAAAAGATATTTGCAAGCTTTTTTATCGTATATGTAGGATTTGTTGTAGCTTCAGTAACGGCTCCTGCCTTTTCTATGCAAGGCATAGGACAGATACTCTTTTACATAGGCCTTTTACTTTACGCAGTTTCTCTTCCTGTAATACTTTACCGTATATTTAAAACAGACGGCATACCTGAACCTGCAAGGCCTACAAACGCCATTGTAGCCGCCCCTGCAAGCCTTTTATTGGCAGGCTATCTGAATAGCTTTCCTGCCGTAAACGGCACCTTGACGGCAATACTTCTTGCAGTTGCTTTAATAATGACTTTAATGGGATATTATTTTTTTATAAAGACCAACGGGAAGAATTTTTTCCCAAGCTATGCAGCTTACACCTTCCCATTTGTTATAAGCGCCCTTGCCCTTAACAGAACTGCGGCTTATGCCGTAAATGCTTCCTGGGGTATTGCCGGGTTTCTTGGAATTCTAGGGAAAATTGAGCTTCTTATAGCCATCGCTTCCTGTTTTTATGTTTTAATACGATATTTATCCAAATACGCTTCAAAAGAATAA
- a CDS encoding cupin domain-containing protein, whose product MKNESGNSFKFKGIAAGAKQLVSDFLPLCPHQVISHQLISRESVSVTGFFFDKEEGISTDIQHQDILYIVHKGSAKITVQKKPLILGEGECIFVPSGYAHSIDAESALWLIQISAGDMPEKDTESRGSAMEKKDYIKNIEKAQIKVLSDLVGYHAGKVSSLTLIQRDIFTTTVMAMDKGTGVGPHICEGDAMVIALDGEGDVMIGDEHHTIKKGECIVMPADIPHAVRGENHQFKMLLIVSKPEIN is encoded by the coding sequence ATGAAAAACGAATCAGGGAACAGTTTTAAATTTAAAGGTATCGCTGCGGGCGCAAAACAGCTTGTTTCAGATTTTCTTCCCTTATGCCCCCATCAGGTAATAAGCCATCAGCTCATAAGCCGCGAAAGCGTATCTGTTACAGGCTTTTTCTTCGACAAAGAAGAAGGTATAAGCACAGATATTCAGCACCAGGACATCTTATATATTGTTCATAAAGGCAGCGCAAAAATAACAGTTCAGAAGAAGCCCCTTATCCTTGGAGAAGGCGAATGCATCTTTGTTCCTTCGGGATATGCCCATTCCATTGATGCAGAATCAGCCTTATGGCTCATACAAATATCGGCGGGAGACATGCCGGAAAAAGATACTGAAAGTAGAGGTTCAGCCATGGAAAAGAAAGACTATATTAAAAATATCGAAAAAGCACAAATCAAAGTATTATCAGACCTTGTAGGCTATCACGCAGGAAAGGTATCAAGCCTTACGCTGATTCAAAGGGATATTTTTACAACCACTGTTATGGCTATGGATAAAGGCACAGGCGTAGGCCCCCATATCTGCGAAGGAGACGCCATGGTAATTGCCCTTGACGGGGAAGGCGACGTAATGATCGGCGATGAGCATCATACAATCAAAAAAGGCGAGTGTATCGTAATGCCAGCAGATATTCCTCATGCCGTAAGAGGAGAAAACCATCAATTCAAAATGCTTCTTATTGTATCTAAGCCGGAGATAAATTAG
- the spoIIAA gene encoding anti-sigma F factor antagonist, with protein MDIATKTVNRNLIVNITGDIDHHSSDEIRNKIDKDIKRNNIKNIIFDFSNVSFMDSSGIGVIIGRYKLVEKQGGQVIACCIDGNIKRIFDVSGLSSILKTYKSCALALEALGGK; from the coding sequence TTGGATATTGCAACCAAGACGGTCAACCGCAACCTAATCGTAAATATCACTGGAGACATAGACCATCACAGCTCCGATGAAATAAGGAATAAAATAGACAAGGATATTAAACGCAATAATATTAAAAACATTATTTTTGATTTTTCCAACGTAAGCTTTATGGACAGCTCCGGCATCGGAGTAATTATCGGAAGGTACAAGCTTGTTGAAAAGCAGGGCGGCCAGGTAATAGCATGCTGTATTGACGGGAATATAAAGCGTATATTTGATGTTTCCGGCCTTAGCTCCATTTTAAAGACATATAAAAGCTGCGCTCTTGCATTAGAAGCCTTAGGAGGGAAGTAA
- the spoIIAB gene encoding anti-sigma F factor, giving the protein MLYENEMTLIMASCSRNEAFARVSVAAFIAQLDPNLSDLSDIKTAVSEAVTNSIIHGYEGRTDGFVTLICKYKGDEVYIEVSDEGRGIENVEEARRPLYTSKPEMERSGMGFTVMETFMDSLEVISTPGKGTKIIMTKKISLGSV; this is encoded by the coding sequence ATGTTATATGAAAATGAAATGACTCTCATTATGGCAAGCTGTTCAAGGAACGAAGCCTTTGCCAGAGTTTCTGTAGCCGCATTTATCGCCCAGCTTGACCCGAACCTTTCCGACCTTTCGGATATTAAAACGGCAGTTTCAGAGGCCGTTACAAATTCTATCATCCACGGATATGAAGGCAGAACCGATGGCTTCGTTACCTTAATATGCAAATATAAAGGGGACGAAGTCTACATAGAGGTTTCCGACGAAGGGCGGGGTATTGAAAATGTAGAAGAAGCCCGCAGACCCCTTTATACCTCAAAGCCGGAAATGGAGCGCTCTGGAATGGGTTTTACCGTCATGGAAACCTTCATGGATAGTCTTGAGGTAATTTCTACTCCGGGAAAGGGCACAAAAATAATAATGACTAAAAAAATATCCCTTGGCAGTGTTTGA
- the sigF gene encoding RNA polymerase sporulation sigma factor SigF, whose amino-acid sequence MDRAIELVKKAQAGDESATQMLIEENMGLIWSVVKRFTGRGYDQEDLFQIGSMGLLKCIQKFDTSYDVKFSTYAVPMIMGEIKRFLRDDGMIKISRPLKEMAVKARYMQDELTKKSGRSPTISELAAALEVEREELVMALDASREVESLYATVYQGDSTPVYLIDKLDVSEDKSNETIDIIALKEVVGKLAPRDRQIIILRYFEEKTQSEIAKELGVSQVQISRIEKKIIQKIRESLQWGKEP is encoded by the coding sequence ATGGATCGAGCCATAGAGCTTGTAAAAAAAGCCCAGGCAGGGGACGAAAGCGCAACCCAGATGCTCATAGAAGAAAATATGGGCCTCATATGGTCCGTTGTAAAGCGCTTTACGGGAAGAGGCTATGACCAAGAGGACCTTTTCCAAATAGGTTCCATGGGGCTTTTAAAATGCATACAGAAATTTGATACATCTTACGACGTGAAATTTTCCACTTATGCCGTTCCCATGATCATGGGAGAAATTAAACGCTTTTTAAGAGATGACGGGATGATAAAAATTTCAAGGCCCCTTAAGGAAATGGCTGTAAAAGCAAGATATATGCAGGATGAGCTTACGAAGAAAAGCGGGCGCTCCCCTACGATATCAGAGCTTGCGGCAGCTCTTGAGGTAGAGCGTGAAGAGCTTGTCATGGCTTTAGACGCAAGCCGCGAAGTGGAAAGCCTTTATGCAACCGTATATCAGGGAGACTCTACTCCCGTTTATTTAATAGATAAGCTTGACGTAAGCGAAGATAAAAGTAATGAAACAATAGATATCATAGCGCTTAAAGAGGTCGTAGGAAAGCTTGCCCCAAGGGATCGGCAAATCATCATTCTTCGCTATTTTGAAGAAAAAACCCAGTCGGAAATAGCAAAGGAGCTTGGCGTATCCCAGGTACAGATCTCCCGTATAGAAAAGAAAATAATCCAAAAAATAAGGGAAAGCCTGCAATGGGGCAAAGAACCGTAA
- a CDS encoding lysophospholipid acyltransferase family protein has translation MTILRTVYWYVYFAVSLLFKTPELNKVRKQKNNMEQREYEALINKVVVKWAKKQIRNSGARIKVAGEENIPKEHVLFVSNHQSNFDIAVFIACINKDKGFIAKTEMLKIPLLRDWMTELRCVFMDRSDIKKSAKAILEGIEILKSGYSMVVFPEGTRSKGNTLGEFKAGSFKLATKSGVPIVPVTIDGTYKIMEENNNKIKPADVNVTIHKPIYVNALSKEELTALPEKVKEIIESKLKA, from the coding sequence ATGACAATATTGAGAACTGTTTACTGGTATGTTTATTTTGCCGTAAGCCTTTTATTCAAAACTCCTGAATTGAACAAAGTAAGAAAGCAAAAGAACAATATGGAACAAAGAGAATATGAGGCTCTCATAAATAAAGTAGTCGTAAAATGGGCGAAAAAGCAAATAAGAAATTCCGGCGCAAGAATAAAAGTAGCCGGGGAAGAGAATATACCGAAAGAGCATGTTTTATTCGTAAGCAACCATCAAAGCAATTTTGATATCGCCGTATTTATAGCCTGTATCAATAAGGATAAGGGTTTTATTGCAAAAACTGAAATGCTTAAAATTCCTCTTTTAAGAGACTGGATGACGGAATTAAGATGTGTATTCATGGATAGGTCTGATATAAAAAAATCGGCAAAGGCCATTTTGGAAGGAATAGAAATTTTAAAAAGCGGATATTCCATGGTTGTTTTTCCGGAGGGAACGAGGAGCAAAGGAAATACCTTAGGTGAATTTAAAGCGGGAAGCTTTAAGCTTGCCACAAAATCAGGGGTTCCCATTGTGCCGGTTACCATTGACGGAACCTATAAAATCATGGAAGAAAATAACAATAAAATTAAGCCTGCAGATGTAAACGTAACAATACATAAGCCCATTTACGTAAATGCGCTTTCAAAAGAAGAGCTTACAGCGCTTCCAGAAAAAGTTAAAGAAATTATAGAAAGTAAGCTTAAAGCGTAG
- a CDS encoding YitT family protein, with protein MKSPGKGRLKALYPYFVIALGTAISTFGIRNIHSRTHITEGGVLGMVLLLNYWLKISPSIVTLILDGICYAMGFKYLGGKFLKLSLFATCSVSFFYWFYALFPYALPDLSGNPLLASILGGLFIGVGIGLVVRTGAAAGGDDALALIISHLTKCPISRAYLATDLIVLVLSLSYIPFGKIIFSLITVTVSSLVIGVVDNLGKQKAKEIKNIAEQAV; from the coding sequence ATGAAATCCCCAGGAAAGGGACGTTTAAAGGCCCTTTACCCTTATTTTGTAATTGCCTTGGGAACCGCAATCTCAACCTTCGGCATACGCAATATTCATTCAAGAACCCATATTACAGAGGGCGGCGTTTTAGGCATGGTACTTCTGCTGAATTACTGGCTTAAAATTTCCCCGTCGATTGTAACATTGATTCTTGACGGAATATGCTATGCGATGGGCTTTAAATATCTCGGAGGCAAATTTTTAAAACTTTCGCTTTTTGCTACATGCTCCGTATCATTTTTCTACTGGTTTTACGCCTTATTTCCTTATGCTTTGCCGGACTTATCGGGCAATCCCCTACTGGCTTCTATTTTAGGCGGATTATTTATCGGTGTAGGAATCGGCCTTGTGGTTCGCACAGGGGCCGCCGCCGGCGGTGATGATGCTTTAGCGCTTATTATAAGCCATTTGACAAAATGCCCTATATCAAGAGCCTACCTTGCAACAGACCTGATTGTTCTTGTTTTAAGCTTAAGCTATATTCCTTTTGGGAAAATTATATTCTCTTTGATAACAGTTACTGTTTCTTCATTGGTAATCGGTGTTGTAGATAATCTTGGAAAGCAGAAAGCCAAAGAAATAAAAAATATCGCAGAGCAGGCAGTATAG
- the rpiB gene encoding ribose 5-phosphate isomerase B translates to MIAIGSDHGGFELKRDIIKAFNEKNIEYRDFGCFDTSSVDYPDVAKEVCEYILANRGTLGVLCCGTGVGMSIAANKIKGIRAASCSDTYSAKYTRMHNDANVLCLGGRVVGSGLANMMVELFTETPFEGGRHKTRVDKICGLEK, encoded by the coding sequence ATGATTGCAATTGGAAGCGACCACGGCGGATTTGAGCTTAAAAGAGACATAATTAAGGCTTTTAACGAAAAAAATATCGAGTATAGGGATTTCGGCTGCTTTGATACCAGCAGCGTTGATTATCCTGATGTGGCCAAGGAGGTATGCGAATACATATTGGCTAACAGAGGGACGTTAGGGGTGCTTTGCTGTGGAACAGGAGTAGGTATGAGCATAGCCGCAAATAAAATTAAAGGCATAAGGGCGGCATCCTGTTCAGACACATATTCCGCCAAGTATACCCGTATGCATAACGATGCCAATGTGCTCTGCCTTGGAGGCCGAGTTGTAGGTTCTGGCCTTGCCAATATGATGGTTGAACTGTTTACAGAAACTCCCTTTGAAGGCGGAAGGCATAAAACCAGAGTAGATAAAATTTGCGGACTTGAAAAATAA
- the rpe gene encoding ribulose-phosphate 3-epimerase: protein MFKIDIKIAPSVLACDLSALADESIKVYEAGAHMLHLDVMDGHFVPNITFGAPVIKTLRKKLPILFDVHLMISKPYDYIKDFADAGADIITFHLEAESPAEETISLIKSFGKKVGISIKPNTPATEVFKYLPHIDMVLVMSVEPGFGGQSFIEGSIDKIREIRKEAARLGLDTDIQVDGGIDDKTVRLVSEAGANVFVAGSYIFKDDYKKAIDLLIKNAEEAKSL, encoded by the coding sequence ATGTTTAAAATAGACATTAAAATTGCACCCTCAGTTCTCGCCTGTGACCTTTCGGCTCTTGCCGACGAAAGCATCAAGGTATATGAAGCAGGAGCCCATATGCTCCATTTAGACGTTATGGACGGTCATTTCGTACCGAATATTACCTTCGGGGCCCCTGTAATAAAGACGCTTCGCAAAAAGCTTCCCATCCTATTCGATGTGCATCTTATGATTTCAAAGCCTTATGACTATATAAAGGATTTTGCCGATGCCGGGGCAGATATAATAACCTTCCATCTTGAAGCCGAAAGCCCTGCGGAAGAAACCATCAGCTTGATTAAAAGCTTCGGTAAAAAGGTAGGAATCTCTATTAAACCCAATACCCCTGCCACAGAGGTTTTTAAATATCTGCCTCATATCGATATGGTTCTTGTTATGAGTGTAGAGCCTGGCTTCGGCGGCCAAAGCTTTATAGAAGGCTCCATTGATAAAATCCGGGAAATAAGAAAGGAAGCTGCCCGCCTCGGCCTTGACACAGATATTCAGGTAGACGGCGGCATCGACGATAAAACCGTTCGCCTTGTTTCTGAAGCCGGCGCCAATGTATTTGTGGCAGGCTCTTATATATTTAAAGATGATTATAAAAAGGCAATAGACCTCCTTATAAAAAATGCAGAGGAAGCAAAAAGCCTTTAA